The following is a genomic window from Phaseolus vulgaris cultivar G19833 chromosome 6, P. vulgaris v2.0, whole genome shotgun sequence.
GGCTGCCTTATCCTTTGGAGAAGTTTCATGCTGATGTTGCTGGCAGGAGCTTCCATAATGGACGGTTTATACAGATGATGAGAGAAAAAGCTGCTGCTCTCCACCAGTAGTCCTTAATATATTGTGATTGTTAATTTAATTATCAAACTTATTTGCTTGGCCAcaaaataagtttaaatttctaatttttcaTTGTAAATTATTGTTTGCAGTATTCTTTTTTTGCCTGATATTATCGTCTTCTTTGTTTACTGTTCAGTGTACGAATGGAGCAGGGCACTGTAACATCTCTTCTTGAACAGGATAACAAAACTGTTGTAGGGGTTCAGTACAGAACTAAAGATGGTCAAGAACTTAAAGCATATGCTCCCCTCACAGTTATTTGCGATGGCTGTTTCTCAACTCTGCGTCGATCTCTCTGCCACTCCAAGGTTGAAATGCCTTCTAATAGTTGAGTGACAATACTTTCCTTTTAATGACACCAAATATCACGCTTATGATCAATTCGGACACAGTTTGGAGATGTTATAAAATCTGGAGGATTTATCAGTTTTGCACCAGTTTGCTTGGCTCCCCTAATATATTATTAGCTATTTTCCAGGTTGAAGTACCCTCCTTTTTCGTGGGTTTAGTTCTGGAGAATTGTCAACTCCCATTTGAAAATTATGGCCATGTTATTCTAGCTGATCCTTCCCCTATCTTATTTTATCGTATCAGCAGCACCGAGGTTCGCTGCTTAGTTGATATACCAGGTCAAAAAGTCCCTCTTGTTTGGAGTGGAATGGCCAATTACCTGAAGGCTACAGTAGCTTCCCAGGTATCTGTTATGATCCTGCATGTGCTTGACATGTGTGTAGTCCAGCTGTGATTTATCATTATTTGTAATGTACAAGTAGCCAATTTTACTTGCTTCTAAGAAGCAAAAAATTGATTCCTGCTTTCATCTTCCTTTATATCTGGTGTAATTTACAGATTCCACCTGAGCTTCAGGATGCTTTCATATCTGCAATTGATAGAGGAAAGATTAGAATCATGCCTAATAGTAGCATGCCAGCTGATCCATATTCTACTCCGGGAGCTCTGTTAATTGGTGATGCTTTCAACATGCGTCATCCTTTGACTGGTGGAGGAATGACAGTGGCACTGTCTGATATTGTTTTGCTGCGGGATCTTATTAAGACAGTTGGTGACCTGAATGATGCATCCTCACTATGCAAATATCTTGAATCCTTTTACATCTTGCGCAAGGTGAGTAGCTTTTACATGTTGgctaatatattattaatggcAAACTGGTTATATATCGATTTAATTTGATGTATATAGAATGTTCCTTATGTGCCTAATGATCtctgtttaataatatttgtggTGTGGAACACGATTGTGGAAACCTAACCAACCATCACAAACCCATTATCCAGAAGCTCAACCTGATACCTTGCATATTTTGAAATCACCCTTTCACACCAGAGCTTCCGAAACATAGACAATTTGCAAGTCACACCTACCTTTACTGAAATTCAACTTTTTCAGAGCAATTAGGGTGACAAGGGTTTAACTTTATACTACTTAGTCATAGAGGCTTTGATACCACATCATGAATCAACTATTTCGCAGGCTTAAGATGGAAGGTGAAGACTAAAGGCACATCAATGGTTTATATTGCATTTCTATCCTTAAAATCAATGTAAATTTAGAATCTTTAATCTTGAAAGAGATTTTGCCTCATGACTTGGCATGCCGTTTGCAGCCTATGGCATCCACCATAAATACATTGGCAGGTGCTCTTTACGAGGTCTTTTCAGTTTCACCCGATGATGCCAGAAAGGAACTACGCCAAGCATGTTTTGACTACTTGAGCcttggaaaaatattttctgGTGGACCCATCGGTCTACTCTCAGGTCTAAACCCTTACCCGTTGAGTTtaattcttcatttttttgCTGTTGCACTCTATGGGGTTGGCCGTCTGGTCATACCATTCCCTTCATTTGAACGCATGTGGATTGGAGCTCGaatagttttggtgagttcttccTTCCACCCATCTCCCATTCATTTAATTTAGTCATGAAATTTGGCTTTTGGCGCCTTACAGTGATACTGTTATTTATTGCCAAGTTTCACCATAACATGTTTTCCTTATCTTCTACAAGTTTGAATAAGAAAACAGTTCACTAATTTGATCATTCTGCAACATAGTCCACAAAAAATTTCATCATTGTTGTTTCAACGTTCTCCATATTTACAGAAATGAGGGTTTCTTCAGCAGTGCCCATAACCATTATCGTGTACTATATGTTGACAGTGACAGTCTCTGTTTTGTAACTCGTAACCAATTAATATCTTTCAGTGTGCGTTTTGCATAATATTTCCAATCATCAAGGCCGAGGGAATACGACAAATGTTTTTCCCCAAATCCATACCAGCTTTTTATAGAGCTCCTCCTGACAGGTGATGCATTGAGGATTAAGGGAATACTTACGCTGCTCTCTCTATTAAGCATTTTCAAATTGTTTGTCTTCAAGTTAAGGGAATTTTGATGGAGGACGCAAAGACAATTGTTATGCCTGCCACTTAGATGGAATTATGGGTGAGGAGTTTCGAAAGGTTGTAGCAGTTAATTGATCAATCCCCTTGGCTGGCTGTCATTGTACCAAAAGAAACAGAGGCAGTGggatgtgtttttttttccttgaaccaaagaaaaaaatacatatattctGGTTCTTAACTCTAAATTAGATAGGATCATTATGTATAAACATTGGCTTgtaaacaaaaggaaagaatacCATATGTTGAAGAAGATTGTGTGGAAAGAAAATAATGTTACTTGTGGTACTTTGATATACCTCTAGAATTGTTGTACACTAGCATGAGCATTAAACTCTTAaaacaaaatcatttcaaaataaaatttcttcttttttgGAATCGAAAGTAAAATGATATTTTGGTACAGTATTTGAGCATTAAACGTATATCAACTTATAAGTAACCATTATGCAaaacattagttttttttttaaaatatttttactttaatactttatttttgtttttgtaataCCAGTTGTAGTACTTTCTTAACAGTCCAACGAAGGTGTAACGAAACAAACAAAATCGAAGCCTCAACTTTTCCCTTTCCAGAAAGTTGTATGTTTAAAATACTTGCCTGGCATCAATTTTTCCTTTTATAGAAAGATTTTGCACACCCTAAGAAGGTTTATTAAGTTACTGGATTTCAATAATTGAACAAATTTTGCCTACTAGATTacagaataaataaaaactaaaagtagtgaaactaaaaaaaacttaatgtaagactaaaaaaacatttttcctAGATGATAGATCTTTTGGGTGGGGCTGGTAAACTCGGGGGCTGAGAGGATTATGGAAACAATGCCATTTAATCCTGGTTCTATTCAATGGGCTTTTTTGCTTGGTGCGTGTAAGAAGCATGAAAATGTAGACCTAGCGGTGAAAAACAGTCAATGAGTTCCTCAGGCTGGAACCTTATCATGCTGCTCCATATGTAATGCTTTCAAATATGTATGCCAGTGCTTCCAGATGGGACGAGGCTACAAATATTAAAAGGATGATGAGGGGAAGAGGAGTGAAGAAGAAACCAGGTTGTAGTTGGATAGAGATAGATAAGAAGGTGCATGCCTTTGTGGCTGAAGACACTTCACATCCAATGATAAAAGAGATTCATATGTACATGGAGGAATTGTTAAGGAAAATGAAGCAAGCAGGGCATGTACTTGATATAAGATGGGCATTGGTGAAAGCTGAAGAGGTAGAGAGAAATGAGAAAGAAAGAAGGTTATTGAATCACATTGAGAAGCTGGCAGTTGCATTTGGCCTGATCTCCACTGAAGAAAGAGTGCCTATATTGACTTTGAGAACCTAAGAATTAGTGGTTGCCATCAAACATATTTCAGCCATCACTGGCAGGGAAATCACTGTTAGAGATATTCACAGGTTTCATTACTTTAAGGAAGGGCAATGTTCCTGCAGGGACTATTGGTAATGAAAaacaatcaatattttttatttcagtgGGAAATGTTATACTACTACCTTATTAATACACACCTGAGTGAAGTTTGGGTAAACACTTTTTTAGTAGAAGTTTATCACACAAGaacttaatttaattcattagCCTGACTTTTAAGATTACTGAAAAAAGTTAGAAAGAACTTATTTTACTAAAAATCACTGTGTTTctatttcttttccttttaaaaaactaaaacattGCTTTCCGTAATATAATACCCAATTGCATATACATgctcttaaattatttaaactacAGGGTCTATAACATCCAATcaagttttttcttttgtattttcttcaTTAAAATTAGTCTGATGATGGAATTGATTTTCCATAAATTAGAGAGAAGTATATGCACT
Proteins encoded in this region:
- the LOC137831106 gene encoding squalene epoxidase 3-like isoform X1; protein product: MSNVSSSSFTSSKMFSVFSHSLTHTTMSQSALFKFSYNKPCHYTPLLFPNNLPIAPPLLRTTTALRSNAAPDPPLAFPGAADVIVVGAGVAGSALAYTLAKDARRVHVIERDLREPDRIVGELLQPGGYLKLVELGLEDCVDQIDAQRVLGYVLFMDGKKTRLPYPLEKFHADVAGRSFHNGRFIQMMREKAAALHHVRMEQGTVTSLLEQDNKTVVGVQYRTKDGQELKAYAPLTVICDGCFSTLRRSLCHSKVEVPSFFVGLVLENCQLPFENYGHVILADPSPILFYRISSTEVRCLVDIPGQKVPLVWSGMANYLKATVASQIPPELQDAFISAIDRGKIRIMPNSSMPADPYSTPGALLIGDAFNMRHPLTGGGMTVALSDIVLLRDLIKTVGDLNDASSLCKYLESFYILRKPMASTINTLAGALYEVFSVSPDDARKELRQACFDYLSLGKIFSGGPIGLLSGLNPYPLSLILHFFAVALYGVGRLVIPFPSFERMWIGARIVLCAFCIIFPIIKAEGIRQMFFPKSIPAFYRAPPDR
- the LOC137831106 gene encoding squalene monooxygenase SE1-like isoform X2; the protein is MSNVSSSSFTSSKMFSVFSHSLTHTTMSQSALFKFSYNKPCHYTPLLFPNNLPIAPPLLRTTTALRSNAAPDPPLAFPGAADVIVVGAGVAGSALAYTLAKDARRVHVIERDLREPDRIVGELLQPGGYLKLVELGLEDCVDQIDAQRVLGYVLFMDGKKTRLPYPLEKFHADVAGRSFHNGRFIQMMREKAAALHHVRMEQGTVTSLLEQDNKTVVGVQYRTKDGQELKAYAPLTVICDGCFSTLRRSLCHSKVEVPSFFVGLVLENCQLPFENYGHVILADPSPILFYRISSTEVRCLVDIPGQKVPLVWSGMANYLKATVASQIPPELQDAFISAIDRGKIRIMPNSSMPADPYSTPGALLIGDAFNMRHPLTGGGMTVALSDIVLLRDLIKTVGDLNDASSLCKYLESFYILRKPMASTINTLAGALYEVFSVSPDDARKELRQACFDYLSLGKIFSGGPIGLLSGLNPYPLSLILHFFAVALYGVGRLVIPFPSFERMWIGARIVLVMH
- the LOC137833375 gene encoding pentatricopeptide repeat-containing protein At3g49710-like, translating into MYASASRWDEATNIKRMMRGRGVKKKPGCSWIEIDKKVHAFVAEDTSHPMIKEIHMYMEELLRKMKQAGHVLDIRWALVKAEEVERNEKERRLLNHIEKLAVAFGLISTEERVPILTLRT